In Fusarium oxysporum Fo47 chromosome VII, complete sequence, the following proteins share a genomic window:
- a CDS encoding uncharacterized protein (of unknown function-domain containing protein) gives MAAARGANALAQEPAIYRPRVFMMSDILNEPDDEMSLVRFLLYSNHFDVRGICATTSISLQNETHPEAMERIIRAYAKVVDNLNTHVGPNCQYPDPDKLLALVSSGPKVYGRKFLDEPLSEGAKRLVQALDESEEPLYCAQALHHIEQTKPKEEGARLRSRLRVYAISDQDDAGLWIRIHWPNIFYIVSVHGFGEFLAATWVGINESDNGMPDMTKVKDDWLTPNIRLGPLGAEYPYITFGMEGDSPSFMWLIPNGLSNPERPEWGGWGGRYNRVTWSHDLSGEYGVSPDTVITKEGKPYMSVQSTIWRWRDASQDDFASRMQWTLHQDFSATAHPPILNINGSAGPELLQIEFAPEESVILDASKTIDVDHPDDLSQLEFEWYYYLEPGFPHSTGKPFGDNVPIKPLSPPEGTDGILAVNEAGFSNVVLGPKVSVTNMIPPTSKKDQLEGEWHVILQVRTKKGPYHIRRYKRVVFKYVAAEA, from the exons ATGGCAGCGGCACGCGGAGCAAACGCGCTGGCGCAAGAGCCGGCAATTTACAGGCCACGAGTATTTATGATGTCTGACATCTTGAACGAACCAGATGATGAGATGTCACTGGTCCGATTCCTACTCTACTCGAATCACTTTGATGTTCGGGGAATCTGCGCCACTACTTCTATCAGCCTTCAGAATGAGACACATCCCGAAGCCATGGAGAGGATCATCCGTGCCTACGCCAAGGTGGTTGACAACTTGAACACCCATGTCGGTCCCAACTGCCAGTACCCTGACCCTGATAAGCTGCTTGCGCTTGTGTCCTCTGGTCCTAAG GTCTATGGAAGAAAATTCCTTGACGAGCCTTTGAGCGAGGGCGCTAAGCGTCTAGTGCAGGCTCTGGACGAGTCTGAAGAGCCACTGTACTGCG CACAGGCGCTGCACCATATCGAACAGACCAAACCCAAGGAAGAGGGCGCGCGGCTGCGTTCACGGCTCCGAGTCTACGCCATCTCTGATCAAGATGACGCCGGATTGTGGATTCGTATTCACTGGCCCAACATCTTCTACATCGTCAGCGTTCATGGGTTTGGAGAGTTCCTGGCTGCAACATGGGTTGGCATTAACGAATCAGACAATGGCATGCCAGATATGACAAAGGTCAAGGACGACTGGCTCACCCCCAACATCCGTCTCGGCCCTCTGGGAGCCGAGTACCCTTATATCACATTCGGCATGGAGGGCGATTCGCCTAGCTTCATGTGGCTCATTCCCAACGGCCTGTCGAACCCAGAACGGCCTGAATGGGGTGGCTGGGGTGGTCGCTACAATAGAGTCACCTGGTCACACGATCTGAGTGGTGAGTACGGAGTCTCGCCCGACACAGTCATTACGAAAGAGGGCAAACCGTACATGAGCGTGCAGTCGACCATCTGGCGCTGGAGAGACGCGTCCCAGGACGACTTTGCCTCCCGCATGCAATGGACGTTGCATCAGGACTTCAGTGCGACGGCGCACCCCCCCATCCTGAACATCAATGGTTCAGCCGGCCCAGAGCTGCTGCAAATCGAGTTTGCTCCTGAGGAGTCCGTCATCCTCGACGCGAGCAAGACCATTGACGTCGACCACCCCGACGATCTTAGCCAGCTCGAGTTTGAATGGTACTATTACCTGGAGCCCGGATTCCCCCACTCCACCGGCAAACCCTTTGGCGACAACGTTCCCATCAAGCCTCTGTCACCCCCTGAAGGCACAGATGGAATACTAGCTGTGAACGAGGCTGGCTTTAGCAACGTCGTTCTGGGACCAAAGGTGTCCGTTACGAATATGATTCCCCCCACGTCCAAGAAGGATCAGCTTGAGGGAGAGTGGCATGTGATATTGCAGGTCAGGACGAAAAAGGGTCCTTACCACATCCGCAGATACAAGAGGGTGGTTTTCAAGtatgttgctgctgaagcttGA
- a CDS encoding family 43 glycoside hydrolase, which yields MPLVTNPILPGFNPDPSILRVKYDYYIATSTFEWYPGVQIHHSKDLANWSLVCRPLNRASLLDMRGIPDSCGVWAPCLSHDGSKFYLVYTCTRRLHGSFKDTPNYITCADDIQGPWSEPVYVNSSGFDPSLFHDNENGTKWFVNMLWNHRNRPLLFAGICLQQYDPDLGKLVGPRKNIWQGTSLGYVEGPHMYKRNGWYYILAAEGGTGWFHACSMARSRSIWGPYENHPENHILTSKDDPSTELQKAGHGDIVDTPDGRTYLVYLTGRPTGQERRCVLGRETAIQEAYWADDDWLYVKDGPIPSLHVNLLAARNDANYWAEQRYTFESNLPSDFQWLRTPKPNRIFEVDNGLVLYGRESIGSWFEQALVARRQCHFSFDAETIIEFYPEDERQYAGLTAYYNRYSFYYLTVTAHSDGERELLLMKVSAPNKEASLDSHTIEPVSIPKQGRVKLAMSVRGDKLRFFYAMKDEELKQMGPVLDASTLSDECAQDWGGSPFTGAFVGMACSDLNGLAREARFDYFAYRPVRDQWDRYGDFKARVRIE from the coding sequence ATGCCTCTTGTTACCAACCCCATCCTTCCTGGGTTTAACCCGGATCCCTCTATTCTTCGGGTTAAGTATGATTATTATATTGCCACGTCAACCTTTGAATGGTACCCCGGTGTTCAGATACACCATTCTAAGGATCTTGCGAATTGGAGCCTAGTGTGTCGGCCTTTGAATCGTgcaagccttcttgataTGCGTGGGATACCTGATAGTTGTGGAGTCTGGGCTCCATGCTTATCCCATGATGGATCGAAGTTCTATCTTGTTTATACATGCACCAGACGACTTCACGGATCTTTCAAAGATACTCCCAACTACATCACGTGCGCCGACGATATCCAAGGACCGTGGAGTGAGCCAGTATACGTCAATTCCTCAGGTTTTGACCCTTCATTATTCCATGATAATGAAAACGGCACGAAATGGTTCGTCAATATGCTGTGGAACCACCGCAACCGACCTCTTCTATTTGCAGGTATTTGCTTGCAGCAGTACGATCCTGATCTGGGAAAGCTGGTGGGACCTAGGAAGAACATCTGGCAAGGAACGAGTTTAGGGTATGTAGAGGGTCCACACATGTACAAACGCAACGGCTGGTACTACATACTGGCTGCTGAGGGTGGAACTGGATGGTTTCACGCATGTTCCATGGCAAGGTCTCGATCAATCTGGGGTCCTTACGAGAATCATCCAGAGAACCATATCCTGACTTCAAAGGACGACCCGTCTACCGAATTACAAAAGGCTGGCCATGGAGATATTGTGGATACGCCCGACGGTCGAACTTATCTGGTGTATCTTACCGGTCGGCCTACGGGACAAGAACGTCGATGTGTCCTTGGTCGTGAGACAGCTATACAGGAGGCATACTGGGCCGATGATGACTGGTTATACGTGAAGGATGGTCCAATTCCCAGTTTGCACGTTAACTTGCTGGCGGCTCGCAATGATGCGAATTATTGGGCTGAGCAAAGATATACTTTTGAGAGCAATCTCCCGTCCGATTTTCAGTGGCTCCGAACGCCCAAGCCGAACCGTATCTTCGAGGTAGACAATGGACTCGTCTTATATGGTCGCGAGTCGATTGGCTCCTGGTTTGAGCAGGCTCTTGTAGCGCGTCGACAGTGTCATTTCTCATTCGATGCCGAGACAATAATTGAGTTCTATCCAGAGGATGAGCGTCAGTACGCAGGGCTTACTGCATACTACAACCGGTATAGCTTCTACTACCTTACTGTCACTGCACACTCGGACGGAGAGAGGGAACTTCTCTTGATGAAGGTTTCCGCCCCAAACAAAGAAGCATCACTGGATAGTCATACTATTGAGCCTGTTTCGATTCCTAAACAAGGTAGAGTAAAGTTAGCTATGTCAGTACGCGGAGACAAATTACGCTTCTTTTACGCCATGAAAGATGAGGAACTTAAGCAGATGGGGCCGGTGCTGGATGCATCAACGCTTTCGGATGAATGTGCTCAGGACTGGGGAGGCTCCCCTTTCACTGGTGCATTTGTCGGGATGGCCTGTTCGGATCTGAACGGACTAGCACGAGAGGCCCGGTTTGACTACTTTGCTTACCGTCCTGTCAGAGATCAATGGGATCGATATGGAGATTTCAAGGCTAGGGTCAGGATCGAATAA